From Rhopalosiphum padi isolate XX-2018 chromosome 2, ASM2088224v1, whole genome shotgun sequence:
ATatcgtagaaaaaaaaagtattcatttCATGAGAAACGTCCACCAAATTTTTCTGATAGTAACTTTTTACTGTCTCAATTTGATGGTGTTCCATCATTTAATGATAAAGGAGGTATAGAACTATACAATTATGAAAATCGTCGGATGTCAGTTAATTCAGCAAGAACAGTAGATAGGAAATTTGATACTGAAAGTACATTATCACCAGATTTTAACTGTAAAGAAGTGGAGGATATTGATTGTGGTGATGTTGATTGCAAATGTGATAGTGGTGATCATGCTATTGCTAGATCAAGTGTAGATCGTACAATCTGGGTAGAACCACTCATCAAAGTGTTTCCTCCAACACCTAGCAGACAAGTTTACTctaggtacattttattaacaatttaataatttatttatatttaatacagttgcttttaagttatattacactaatatttaaaattaaaacttggtttaaacttaaaaaaatagtattgaaatcatcataaaattaatattgtttgatgataacattttatgtataattttaaaataataaataaagaatattttgcaACTCTTCAATAAAACCTTTTGCAATTTAAGTCATAATCAAGCTTTACCATTCTTTATTAGCATaagagtaattaaataattaatactttttaaaattttaattaatatataaaaaataaaaagttaatctTATTCATTAATTAGTACTTTTATACCTTTATACTATAAgaacagttattttttaatatataataaatttgaattgattCTTACAATAAGATGAACTAGAAACTCCAAATggctttattagttttttttttttttgtagcttaCTATCTCCACACTGTGACCATTCACCTAATAGAGGGAATACACCAGTACCACGTACTAGGCATGCGTCTGAGATGTCAAACCCAGAAATTGCTAGATACCTGGAAAAAGAACATCTTAGAGATGCAGAGGAAAATGATTATCATCTGATGGAAGGCTTGATAAAACAACATAAACCAAAAACTTCAAATACAATTGACATACCTATCAATGCTCATAACGATCATGTgagtaatattttgtatgatgttggtatgctaataataataacttgataCATTAATTTAGATGATCCGTCGACGCACATGTACAGATATAGATCCAAGTGATCTGCTTTCCAACACTCCAAATTTGACAGAAAGCTCAACATCCTATAATCCGCTCAACAGCATGTCTTCCAAAAATTACGATtaaaccaaatattatttttaaatcaaatagtgagtagaaaattttattttatttttttttaattatactattatcaattatattaatttgggcTCTGATTAAAATCCATTAGTGTACTTAAATTGGGCAattctattgtattattattattattattttttttttttttataaatttttcttcaataaaattgaaaaattgtatacaaatagttATAGTTACCTACTTATTCcgcattggtttttttttttttttaatagtttaaaacatttaaacaatattttaatttagttgtatATGTTTTTCTATGCACAGACAATTTTAGAacagtgaaatatttttttttatatttaaatgtaggcTATTTTACCtaaacaattttagtttattaaaatatattgtttcatGATCacgatcaataatatatattgttgtttttcttttattaatttgttatttatttttgttggattagtttgaagtttaattaatcttattgattattgatttaagaaaaaatgatttaatttcatTCATAAATATGTAGATATGTTCCAATTCTCCATTAacacctttataatatttactattgttaccttttataataggttaatttaattattaccgaaaaaattgcatttatgtattattaaaaattaattattaatgtttacttTAAAGTCTATACCGTCTTACTGTAGAATGGTGTTACCTACTACTGAACTACtaagtttatagtataaatatcgtTTATAACTTAacaagcaaattttttttttaattaaaatcataaaatcatcAATTATGAGGagccttatattatatttttaggattttagcaatttttgtaaaaacttaaaaaaaagtaaaatttcaatcatttacagttaattgttttttaaatagattttattaaaaactggttttgcataaaaatttacatttgattttgattttttttctccaattattttgataagtagccggatttttaatgtttacttcTCAAAAGTACCAATCATTATTCTACTAGAAAAGATATTGAAGTagtttaactattttttcttatataaaccatgtacacaatatacaaaataaaaaacacatcatttaaaagaaaaactaGAATCTCaacacaaaattgtttttttttattgtgttgtatcttgtaattaaatgataaattgataaccaACAACcgtataaagttaaaatattacaacatttttaaaatagaattttcttTACATAGATAGgtagtataattttcaaaatgttttgattctttttaagctatttataaacattttctattCTCGgtcaaaaaacttaaaaaattacgcGAGATTCTTTTTTAGTGGTActttgtaggtatttaaaaatatggcacgatttaatttataataatttaagtttaaaatgttgatcAAATTTGCCAAAATTACGCAGGGCTTAAATTACAAGTATAAATATcgttttactttttactttacgtttttttttttaaacgttataaAATAGTACCCAATGTttaacgttatttatttattatattttcaaacattatttgatttttctgtttaatgataaaaataaagcaaAATTGAAATACCAATGACATAATTGATCATGGATACAAGAACTAGTTGAATTATagaaatttactatttaataaaaaaaaacaacaacacaaTTTTTcggaaaatattaactattgttCATAAAGTTCATACTTTGAAGGtgaaaaaaataggtaataaataataaaaatgaaattttcattaGAATGATATAATTATGTCAAAGCAGCTATGACATTGACATACCTGTTCATGACGAGGTATACTTGacttcttttataaaaaaaataacggttCCTATCcctttttttctaaattgtattaactCTTGTATAGTCTTATAGatgtttaagttaaatattggaAAGTCAcaaaaatgatgttttttttgtatgtcTGGTTGACTGGGAGTAAGTTTATTCAGTATTCTGTCCCAGACTCTCAGTTTTTAggggtattatttatttttctacctTATCAAAAGGGATTAAGATCTATTTCTTTAGCCCTCGTGGTAACATTACGTACCTATTTACCGCCTTACTAATACACTCTTTCACTGACTCAGTCACTTAAGAATGATGTTAGGAACGGTTCACGAATCCACGAATTCAACACTTTTAGTCTAATTATTAGTCTATTACTACtgtctactatttttttttttatttaaaaacaaatatacagtTTTACATCAATTATCAATCTTCTGTAACTATACATTAATAACTCATGCTGCAaacattaaatcaataattattattaataactttaaaactaaagtgtACGACTGGCAACCACGATCATCGTCCACCGACCATTGTTTTTAGAAAATAGAACACCAACTTACTGTAAAAGTACTAATTAAAGTAAGCATATTTCGTACGTtatcaagtaaaaaaatattgatcaaatGTACCTATGTTATCCCATAATAGTAGGGTAGGTATATGTCGaagtatttttttgattttcaacaaGGTTCATGGATTAAAGACTCGATCTTCATTTgtgtaattgaaaatataaacaattttagaataatttttgtatgtattaatcTATATGATGTATGAATTCTTAAATCCCTTCTGTAGCTAAATGGGGGGAAAAAATCAGACTAGAAACTGTGAAGCAGTTAGAAAAGGTAAAATGGAGTGCATCttctattattttgataattctaTGACAAATTCTAGAATGTAAACATTGTAAACTATAACCGTCAGTCAgatgatcataataattattaatgactaCATGCCTAGTATACCATctgatttctaaaattatattatttgtaaaataaataattagtgtatACTTTTCGGACGTTAGGAGTTCTTACTCGTATCATAGGCGTATTATTGaatcatattgtatttaaattagtttgcGCTTTTAAGTGTTTATACAAAAGTTGGATTGGCTTTTGTGATTCTCGGTCAATTAAAACATCACGTGGTTACCGTATTGCCTATTGACATGCAtcaactatagtctataagtcTATAAAGTACGCACTTTCAGACATCACCTGGCACTTAGTCGAACTTCGTAACGGAAATGGAGTCGTTTTCGTTATGGTGCACTGACTACAGTATAGTGGAAGCCGGCGGTAGAAAGTGAACGCCATACCcccatgtgttgtctccgtcttacacacgtactaCATGGAAAAAACGcgtttacgcagtctgagtagaactcgctcaattttggttctagagtaaatatacctataaaattaaaagatgacaatattttggAAGACAAGACGctgagtttttaaaaaaaatttaaatgttgaaaagttaaaggttatttataattaaaatatattataattaatattaaaatctttgctaattttaaacgattataatgaacgttatattgggaataatggaaaaaacaGCGTTTTGCTCTCTGAAATATTGtcgtcttttaattttataataggtatatttactctaaaaCCAAAATTGAGCAAGTTCTACTCAAACTGCATAAACGCGTTTTATGTATGTCGTATActtgtgtaagacggagacaacaaatgcgagtatgacgtcctcttaaccCTTCCACtaagttttcataatttaaacaatCACGTGCCGGACGTAAAATGATAcgatgataatacattttttacactaTACCTATAGTTGTAAGTACATCGTTCAACGAGCGACTGCAGAGTAATGAATAGCGCGGATGAGCCGAGTACAATCTGAAAAACcgaattgttattatattttgatccgtagtcaaaatttaagaaaatatattattaataacattttgtgattaaaaaatgaatatctattatatgtgagtatataaatatattacgtttatttgtataataaatatgaataaataaaccaAACGTCATTACTCTAATACGATATGGTCTTACAAATATACCGGTAACATGTATTATacatcgataaaataataacttaataaattaaatgcctacatcgacaatataataataatgatatcatataaatagatttatattattttaatttcaagcgaataatattaataaataataaatacaaatataataattaatatttataaatatatatgtaatataaataatcatataaattaatggtATTGGTTgccaacataataaatattaaataaattaacgcgGGATCGAAGCTCTTGAAAGTCATCGAGGcaggtataatataacgttataacttataccCAAACCTCAACTGGCTCGACTtttacaaagtataaaataagaaaatactcGCACGCAAATAATACGATGCTGAATTCAACAAATAAAATCGTACAGCCGATAAAATTGGTCGAttcacatacatacatattacctaTGGAATgtttatgacataaaaataaattatatattatatggatccTACTGCCGATAAAACGAGGCAGGGAAGTCGCCCTTATtccttaaattcatttttatcttaCAAGTACCTAAATATCCAAACcgcttaaattaaaaactaatcatatttatatacctatatcagatatgaaaagtacctattatattatattattaattattatatagatcgatatattttttttccttgctTCGGGTCTCTAAAATCCACGTCGTTGCTGCAttatacgttaataataataataaataataattataatcttaacgataatattaaaatattattcttaatcaTTATCGTGTCGTCGTCGTTCAGCTGTTCATTCGTAAAGAGTGGAATCCAACATCGGTTCTCGTTGGAAACCGCGGCTGCCACAACCGTCCGGGCCCTTGGGCATCCTCACCACGTTGTCTGGCGTCACGAGGCCCAAACTGGGCCTGCGTCCCCTGCCGCCCGACGAATCGGAGTCGACGGACAGGCGACGACCCATGCCACCTTCGCCCATCGAAGACGAGCTGCTCTTACGCGACCAGTTGTGGAATCCGTCCCGGGGTTGGCTGCCGCAACAGAACTCCGACGTCGAGTCCTTGCGCATCATCATCTCGCCGccgctgttgctgctgctgctgctgcaccGCCTCATGTCGTAGTGATGGCCGTTGTCCTGTGTCGAGTGTCTGCGCATGGCCATaggctgttgctgctgctgttgcggTGGCGGCTGATTATGGCCACAACAACAGCAcggttgctgttgttgttgttccgGGCCACGGTTGTTGGCCAAAGAGAAGCGGCGCATTCCGAATGTTTCCGGTATGGACACGCCGCTGCTGGAACGCGAACGGCCCGAGTAATAGCTCTCCGAACTCGAGTCCCAGCCAGACGACATACGCCTGTTGTGGCCGTAATCGCCGGTCTGTTGCATGTGGTGCTGCGGCGGCAATACGTACGAATCACGTCGCGAGTATCCGGACGCGGAGCTGTCGGTGCCCGAGTCCCTGGACCATCTGCGCTGGTTCCACGACGAGTCGGACCGCATGAGCGTGTTGGCCGACACCTTGCGCTGCATGCGCATCTTTTGCCTGTCCTCCGCCTCGGAACCGCTCTGGCACGACGACGAGTACTCCGAGTCGAACAGCCGGTTCATCGGCGACTTCTTGGCGGCCGCTGTGGCCTTTTTCTTGGACGCGGGAGCGTTGAGCTCGAGCACGCACATGGACTGTCCGTCCTTGGCCTTTTCCGAGGACCAGTCTTTGCTCATCGCGTTGTGCGCCGACTCGGTGCGCACGAACTCGATCAACGCGCTTACGTTGCTGCCCATCTCCGGATGCTTGTTGACGAAATGACGGACGTCCGACGGTATGGGGTTGCCCGGACGGAGCACGCGGATCAACGCGATCTCACCGCAGCCGCGGAACAGCTCGGCCACCGACTCAATGGTCACCGGCTTCTCTTCGGCCAGGTTGATGGCCACCACGGTCCGGGACGGCGTCGTCTGGTCGTACGCGGGCAGAGCCTCCTTACGCCTCAGCTTCGTTCCGGATTCGTTCACCTCCAGTTTCTCAGACCTGGTTATGGCGTATGCGACGGCCCGCCAGTCCTTGGCCAGGTGTTTCACCCGCTTGAACGACGAAATAAGCTTCAGCGACACGTATCCTTCCTTGTTGCGGCGGACGTGCTTCAGCAGGAACGCGTCCTTGACGATGTTCGCGTCCGAAAAGTAAAATTCCACCTGGTCGAGTATGCGCTTGGTGGTCTCTTCGTCGGGCGCCACGAACGGCGTGGACTCGTCGCCGGACTTGAGCTGACCGCCCTCGTACGCCGAATCGGACGAATCCGTGTTGTTAATTCCGGCGGCGGCGGACGCGGCCGAGTGGTGCCGGCCACCGTCGTCGGTGCCCGATCCGCTCGAGTTGTTGGCGGACGACATGCCGGTTTGACTCAACGAACGCGGATAAAACGGCGCCGCGTCGTACGATAGCGATATGTCACTGTCCACGGACGACACGCTGGCGCGCTTCAGATCGAACGCCTTGCCGACGATCGGCAACGGGGCGGTTGTCTTGGTAGCGGGCAGTGGCGCTACGACCTCTTCGGTGAAGTCTCGGTCTCCGGTGGTCTCCGGTGTGGTCTCTACTGGACTCTGTTTTTCTTCGACGACGGACGCGATCTCCTGCTTGATCTGTTCCGTTTCGACTGTTGCGATCGTTGCTGCCATCGTTTGCGCGCGAACACTCACCACATCACACGAAACCCGCAACGGCGTCGGTCAAAACGCGAATAATCTATATATCAGGTATGTGCTTATGTTTCGAATTGCACTATGCGCACAgacacacgcgcacacacactcGTTGTTGGCAcactaacacacacacacacacacacacgtacgcgAAACGGGTTTTCCGAAACGCACGCGTCTTATGTCTCGTCGTCGTCGACGCGCGTTGTAGAAATCGAAAGTAACACACACGAGCTCACACGCGCGCGCGGCAACCCCCCCGAACACTATATAAtgttatggtaataataataataataataattgtgcacACACGgtttcgtgtattattattattattattaatattattatcgggtTATTCTGTTGCGGCGGCGGTCACAAACGCGCACTCGCTCTCGTTATTATGTGTACGACGGCGTATTCGACGATATTCGAACGAAACGCACCCCCTGGCTGCAGGTGGCGGCTGTCAGGTAAATATGTCGTCGGCGTCGACGGTCCGCGGTCGTCTGTGCGGCAGCGCGGGATTTATGGTGTCGGTGGCGACGGGTCGCGTATTTAATCTACGGCTGTACGtattaaaaaatcaactaaAACGCTGCCGCGGCGTTCACCTGCTTATATAACATGTGCGCCGATCCGTCCAGGGTTATTGGACCGCCGGCGGTTCAATGTCGCCGGGCCCCCACCGCGGCCGCCGGCGGAACGCCGCGCGACGGCCCGTCCGCCGACGTGTCGTGTTGTCCCGTGCGCGCGCGACGAGCGAGAGAGCGAGAGCGAGCCGTTTTTATCCCGCACACCGAACACGTATATGGATAACATTATATGTGGGGTGTGTGAGTGCGCGCGCGGTATTATTGAGTACACCGATTTACGCCTTTTACTctcgacgacggcggcggcggcggcggtggcggttaTTACGCGTTGTTGTTTACTTCACTTCCGATTCGCACTGTCCCGCACACTCGTCGTTATAATATGCGCGCGCGTTCTCTTCCTTGTTCCGGACACCGCGGCATTGAGACTTTAATGTACATGTAATGTCGAAGTGTTCGCGAgcgtgtgtgtgagtgtgtgcgcGCGCCCAGGACCTTGGGCGTGAAGGTGGCCGCCTGGATCGAGTCTGTATATTATCtcctttattatacataataaaaggtatataatatattattattattattcgaacaAACGTCGTGGTCGCCACAAaccatattatgaatatattatacctatgtacttacatacatatatataagtatataatacataatacgcgAAGAAACGCTTGCGCTCAATATTAATAGAAGAGAAAAAATTTTTAGCCATATACAGGGTGATATTCATCGAGCAAATATGATTttctgatattttaaaaaccatatttttaaattcttgagatttgtTTAGACTTCTGAAACAACATAATATGCTGCAGACGCCGCAGTAGAGgtacaaacttttgtttttcaaatgagagcCCCCCTAAAAGGGGAGGCCTtttctattgtaaattatttattagtggataatttttctgaaaatatcgTATCGAGATGTAACTGAGTCAAAATTCCAAATGGtagttttaagttaattttcaaaaaaaattattttacatttatttgaaaaatagaaatttgtattaacacaagatattttttaaataataaaaaaaattcaagaatttaaaatttagtctaaatatatttaaaatgtccaaGACTCAAAAGGGTTATAGCGTGCCTATTGAATCACTGTGTATAAAAGGTTATTTCACCTGGTTATTAttgattctatatttttatatagttttatattatacaattcgtATAGGTTTATTGTAAGTGGTGTGTGTATTATAAGGTCCTTCAGACGAATTTGGTAAATTTTTACGCTTATCTCCCCCCCACACCCACACATCGATATTGGGCAGGTATAttgcaatgtatataatatattaatatccgtTTGTATTCGGCGCGGAAACGCGAAACAATAGAAATTATCATCTTGTAACGTATTGTAATGTACAGTCGAGTATATATCCTAATGTTCTACATATATACTCCGAATTTGTCCttgattgttatattttttttcaaatccttTTTCGGCGATAACGTCTATA
This genomic window contains:
- the LOC132922281 gene encoding la-related protein 6, which translates into the protein MAATIATVETEQIKQEIASVVEEKQSPVETTPETTGDRDFTEEVVAPLPATKTTAPLPIVGKAFDLKRASVSSVDSDISLSYDAAPFYPRSLSQTGMSSANNSSGSGTDDGGRHHSAASAAAGINNTDSSDSAYEGGQLKSGDESTPFVAPDEETTKRILDQVEFYFSDANIVKDAFLLKHVRRNKEGYVSLKLISSFKRVKHLAKDWRAVAYAITRSEKLEVNESGTKLRRKEALPAYDQTTPSRTVVAINLAEEKPVTIESVAELFRGCGEIALIRVLRPGNPIPSDVRHFVNKHPEMGSNVSALIEFVRTESAHNAMSKDWSSEKAKDGQSMCVLELNAPASKKKATAAAKKSPMNRLFDSEYSSSCQSGSEAEDRQKMRMQRKVSANTLMRSDSSWNQRRWSRDSGTDSSASGYSRRDSYVLPPQHHMQQTGDYGHNRRMSSGWDSSSESYYSGRSRSSSGVSIPETFGMRRFSLANNRGPEQQQQQPCCCCGHNQPPPQQQQQQPMAMRRHSTQDNGHHYDMRRCSSSSSNSGGEMMMRKDSTSEFCCGSQPRDGFHNWSRKSSSSSMGEGGMGRRLSVDSDSSGGRGRRPSLGLVTPDNVVRMPKGPDGCGSRGFQREPMLDSTLYE